The stretch of DNA CTGATCACTTCAAAAAACACATCCTGCCGGAGCAAATCCATATTCTGTCTGTGTCATTTCTAGTGCCAGAAATGCGCCGCGAATTAGGTGGCTGTGCCGGGAATATTGCCTACACCTTAAAAATGCTCGGCTCTGAGCCATTGATTATGGCTACGGTTGGTAAGGATTTTGGTGTTTACGCTACTTGGTTGGAGCAAATGCAAATCCGGCAGGATTACATTACCGAGCAAGAAGGCTTTACCGGGCAATGCTTTATTACTACTGATCTGGATGATAACCAGATTACTGCGTTCCACCCCGGTGCAATGGGGGTGTCCCATGTAAATAGTGTGCTGGATGTGAAAGAGGCGCTCTCAATCGCGATTGTGTCACCCGATGGCAAGCAAGGGATGCAAGATCATAGCCGCCAACTGGCTCAGGCGGGAATCCCGTTTATTTTCGATCCGGGTCAAGGTATGCCGATGTTTAGCGGCGAAGAGTTGCTCGAAATTATCGATCTGGCAAGCTACTTGACCCTCAATGATTACGAAGCAGAAATGCTGTGCAAAGCCACAGGCCTAACTCTTGAGCAGTTGGCTACACGAGTAAAAGCATTGGTGGTGACCTTGGGTGCTGAAGGTGCCACCATTTATGCTGAGGGTAGCTGCTATGAAATTCCAGCGGTGCCAGCAACCGCAGTGCTCGATCCTACTGGTTGCGGCGATGCGTTCCGCGCAGGTTTGTTGCATGGCTTGATGCAAGGCTGGGATTGGCCAACGACGGGTCGTTTAGCGTCCCTGCTCGGTAGCATTAAAATTGCGCACCGCGGTGGGCAGAATCACAAATTCAACCTGGCCGAGTTAAACGCGCAGTATCAGGCCGCTTTTGGTCATGCGTTGCCTGCTTAAGGGCGACGACTTAATAATAAGCATTGCTAAACCCGCTACGGCGGGTTTTTTTATTAGTCATTACTTCGCCACTGAACTGTCATTATTCTGACCTGCGATTTTAATGACAGCCTTGTAAGGTGCTCGGCTCAGCATCGACTGAGTCAATAACAACATACAGGGATGATTAAATGAAACCTCTAGGAAAATTGAGCTCTATTGCGCTCGCCTGCCTGATGGCGTGGCATCCGCTTAGCCAAGCCGCGGGCAAGTTAGTAATTAGCCAAGTGTACGGTGGTGGTGGTAATACTGGTGCGACCTATAAAAATGATTTTATTGAGTTATTCAATGCAGGTGATGCCGCGAT from Chitinibacter fontanus encodes:
- a CDS encoding carbohydrate kinase family protein, producing MSALICGSMAYDTIMVFPDHFKKHILPEQIHILSVSFLVPEMRRELGGCAGNIAYTLKMLGSEPLIMATVGKDFGVYATWLEQMQIRQDYITEQEGFTGQCFITTDLDDNQITAFHPGAMGVSHVNSVLDVKEALSIAIVSPDGKQGMQDHSRQLAQAGIPFIFDPGQGMPMFSGEELLEIIDLASYLTLNDYEAEMLCKATGLTLEQLATRVKALVVTLGAEGATIYAEGSCYEIPAVPATAVLDPTGCGDAFRAGLLHGLMQGWDWPTTGRLASLLGSIKIAHRGGQNHKFNLAELNAQYQAAFGHALPA